A stretch of DNA from Schistocerca americana isolate TAMUIC-IGC-003095 chromosome 3, iqSchAmer2.1, whole genome shotgun sequence:
GCCCATAATCCCTTAGACTACTCTGAGGACGATACTTCCTCAGCGTTGTGCCAGCTGCATGTAAGCGTGCGAATATATGGATTACCATACCCGTTTGCAACCAATCTTGCTGTCCGGCCGTAATTTTTCAGTAGGCAGAAAAAAACATAGCGCGAACCGTATACACGCTTAAAAAGTGGTTTCTGTAATCTCTCAGAAAATAATTTCATTGCTTAAACGAAATCCACATTTGAAAACTATCCACAaattttttctctttccttttgaCTCCGATCACGAAACCTGACAAACGCCGGGAGTGCCATGTACTGACCAATGCCCCTCAATATCCATATCGAGTAACGCCTGTCGGTCGATACAGATTGGTCTTAcggggcctgttcggacggagtttcttTCTACTGGCCATGATTCCCTGCCACACAATACTACATTGCAGGTAAAAGACTTGGCACACCTCTTTGTTAATCCCAGTGGAATTCCTTTTGCTGTCACTAAACCTTCCACCTTTTCAAAATCTCTTTTGCCTACAGATATTCCACTCCTTATTTGCTCCACACAGTTTACATTTTCTATTCCCAAGCTTCCTAAGCACCAAAAAAAAATGTCCTTCCAGTTACATATTGACGGAACCTTCATGTATGTTTACTGTCGTCAATTTCCCCTTTCCTATAATTACCCTCGTTGCATGCCCTTTTCCCACTTTGGCGATCCATCATAAACTGTAGTTCTTTCTTTATTCAGCCAACTCTATTTGATAACCGTTAAAGTTAACTGTCTTCGttgtttatcaaaaaaatggttcaaatggctctaagcaccatgggacttaacatctgtggtcatcagacttaggactacttaaacctaactaatctatggacatcacacacagctggccggagtagccgagcggttctaggcgctacagtctggaaccacgcgaccgctacgatcgcaggttcgaatcgtacctcgggcatggatgtgtgtgattggcttctgtctcggtttgaaaatcgtgtttacgccgtgtttgcgcaatagcgctcggctccagttcaccaccagcaatggagggtgaagctttgacaatgccagccactcgtgctggcgaaacgtcagaaaaatcattagatgaacgtcggccgaagaacccgagacagaagccaataggcagtttgtcaacaagtggccacgaaagcctcaacaatttcttaggttacttaggtttaagtagctctaagttctaggggactgatgacctcagaagttaagtcccatagtgctctgagccatttgaaccatttgaacatcacacacatccatgcccgaggcaggattcgaacctgcgaccgtaggagcagcgcggttccggactgaagcgcctggaaccgctcggccacaacggccggccgtcgtTTATTCACCCACTACTATGCATAATGTATTATGCCTTTTCTGTTGCTTTGTCTACTAGTTAGCGTAATAATTTGTCGGTGACAAATTTTATCTAACACCTCTTCCAATCACTTTGTTTTGTGTGGAGTTCCTTTATAACATTCCTGCCCTCCCAGTCTACACCAAAATCTTTCAAGACCTTCAGGAAGATGTTTCAGTCCACTCTGTCTGATGACTTTTCCTGTTCATCAATACTGCGGACAGTGTTATACCTTCTATCACAGCAAAACAGTCTCGAATGTATAATAAAGTGCTTACGGTATGTTAACGTAACGTCAACTGACAACAAGCGTGTAATATTTTTTGACAAATGGAAGCAATAAACCACTCTCTcctctcagattaaaactgtgtgcatgacCGAGGCTCGAGACGGGAACTTTGTCTTTCCCAGGTAAGTGCTCTGCGGACTGACCTATTcaggcagaagaaaaaaatggttcaaatggctctgagcactatgggacttaacatttgagatcatcggtcccctagaacttagatctacttaaacctaactaacctaaggacatcacacacatccatgcccgaggtaggattagaacctgcgaccgtagcagtcacgcggctccggactgaagcgcctatagctgctcggccacagcggtcggctcaggcagaagaatttctgttaatgtaataaaatggaacacctatagCCATCCTTACGATGTTGTTTATTATATGGTTGAGTCGCTTGGTAGTTGATGGGTGGAGATACAACATCGTTTTACATGCGCTCTGCGAAAATCAGGAGTTAACCTCCTCACCGTcgcttaaggcctgaagatggtgtactgaagcaccgaaactggtaaccatgtaataaataacatcgtaaggacggatggaggtgttgcattttattacataagtaaaCGGCCGAAGTCGCTCAAACGtccaatcagaaggatggacatacaaaaacttctgttaagtttggaaagtaggagacaggtACTGCAGAAGGAAATGCTGTGAGGACGAGTCCTGAATTGTGCGTAGGTAGTTAAGTCATTGTCATAAATACTGTGCCAAATTTAGCTTccagtttatttcttttttaaaaccgCAGTAAGTACTCGTATAATTTAAATGAATCATGGTTATGCACATGAAGCCGTAAGACCCTAGTTAATGAATTCTAAGTACTGGCTGATAAGAGACTCGTCAGTAATTCATTACTATCCATTTACCATAAAAAAGATTTTTATTTAGCAAAGTACAATTAATTTACGCAGTACGAAGAATGAAGAAAACTTCTGAGTATATACCCTtggaaataaaagtaaaatttacaATAAGTGCCCTATAAATCAAATACTAAGACCCTCTTAAGAGAAAAAAGTTTTTCGTTTTAAGAAATAAAAGTGTTTAGATCATtttaagaagaagaggaaaaatgtAGTTACTTAAGAAAAATACGAATACAGCTGAAGGAAGCTATCTGACGAAGGCATTACCTTGCGAGCGCAAGGACAGGCTATAGGAGTGGATAGAGGCCCGAAAAAATGTCGGCAAGGACATTACCAACGTTccagttcgagtcccggtggggcagACCGTTCTCAAGTGCCAGGTAGTTTCTAATCGGTGCCCTGTCCGCTGTAGGATGAAAATTCCTTCTAAATATTTCATTGattttgttgtaacataatctcacCAAGCTGCTAAAAAGTTTTTGTCTTATTATTCTGCAACTCGTTTCAAACTAGTGGTCATCACATCGCAAAACCTGTAACATTTTTCGTAGTGGATGACTATAATTTTAAAATCCATGATTACATATTGCAAGTAtgtaatattcactaatgaaatttttttatgagtTGTCAGATGGTGACCGACAGGTCTCAACTAGTTGcagaataataaaacaaaatctttttagAGGCTTCGTTTGATTATATTACGACAAACTGCCTTTGATCCAAACTGTGCTGTATGATCTAAAAAAATGTGCCACCTGAATGACTATAGGAAAACAAAAACAGTTAGTCTAGACTGCAACAATTATATATTTGTTAACTAGCTGAAAATCCGGGATTTTCCGAGATATTCATTATGCCATctttctattagaaacaaaaacaaataatgaactgtgtttgtagcgaAGCATCGAAAAAATTCATTCCAATGTATTTATGAAAGCATCTTTGattatggcttggctctgagcactatgggactcaactgctgaggtcattagtcccctagaacttagaactagttaaatctaactaacctaaggacatcacatacatccatgcccgaggcaggattcgaacctgcgaccgtagcggtcttgcggttccagactgcagcgcctgtaaccgcacggccacttcggccggctctttgatTTTGAAACAGTAGTACAAagcaatatgcataatgtacaaatatgtaagtacagtatccaaattatgAAACATAATATGCAACACACAAATTCTCTGTAATATATATGTAACTGAGAACTAGATTATAAACGATATTTTTAGTTTCATGTCCAGGCAGCTGGGCGCAGCTACTTTGCGTGTCTACAAGGCGATTTTGTAAACACCTCTATGCCAGAGCCTCTTCATAAGCTCTACAGAAGGCTACTGTTTTCGTCTGCATCCGTTTGCGATAGGCAGTTGAAAGGTATCAAGACCATTGCCAGGTGTCGGAGGTTTCCTTGAGTCGACTGTACGTGtgttttagcaaaaaaaaaaaaaaaaaaaaaaagtgtattaaagcttcatgcatgatgcgatattttttatatttatttatttatttcttttttgcgCATCGCAGTGTTTATGAGGTCATATCTTCCCATATATGTGCCATAAAATGATGTAATTTGGTACGTACATagagcggcatatgtggatactatcttcGAAATTTATTGCGGGTAGAGTTcgtagcagagaagtaataaatttgaaagtCATGCACGATGCTCTAGTTTCTCACACAGCTCACcgattatgacgtcatatcttctgcaCTATCATAGGTACGTGGTTCTTAGCACCACAACGACTGTTGCCCGACAGTAAGGGATACATAAAATCGGTCCCGTGGTTTAAGATGAAATGTGGAACATACAGGCGTACAAAGGCACATACAAACATCCATTTTTATGACATGTATGGATGGAGTACGGTAACCAGTTTCAGTCCAAGAGACCATCTTCAGGCCAGaagctcctttcagagtatgctgatgcattagctccatacttaacaatcatatacaaccgttcgctcgacgaaagatccgtacccaaagactggaatgttacacaggtcacaccaatattcaagaaaggtagtaggagtaattcactaaattacaggcccatatcgttaacgtcgatatgcagcaggattttagaacatatattgtgttcgaacattatgaaatacctcgaacgaaacggtctattgacacacagtcaacatgggtttagaaaacatcgttcctgtgaaacacaacaagctctttattcaaatgaagtgctgagtgctattgacaagggatttcatatcgatgccgtattcctggatttccggaatgcttttgacactgtaccacacaagcggctcgtagtaaaattaggtgcttacggaatatcgtctcagtcatgtgactggatttgcgatttcctgtcagagaggtcagagtttgtagtaactgacggaaagtcgtcgagtaaaacagaattgaattcaggcgttccccaaggtagtgttataggccctttgctgttccttatctatataaacgatgtgggagtcaatctgagcagccgtcatcagttgtttgcagatgacgctgtcgtttatcgactaataaagtcatcagaagatcaaaacaaactgcaaaacgatttaaaaaaatatctgaatggtgtgaaaagtggcagttgaccctaaataacgaaaagtgtgaggtcatccacatgagtgctaaaaggaactcgttaaacttcggttacacgataaatcagtctaatctaaaagccgtaaattcaactaaatacctaggtattacaattacgaacaacttaaattggcaagaacacacagaaaatgttgtggcggaaggctaaccaaaggctgcgttttattggcaggacacttagaaaatgtaacagacctactaaggagactgcctacactacgcttgtccgtcctcttttagaatactgctgtgccgtgtgggatccttaccagataggactgacggagtacatcgaaaaagttcaaagaaaggcagcacgttttgtattatcgcgaaatatggaagagagtgtcacagaaatgatacaggatttgggctggaaatcattaaaagaaaggcgtttctcgttgcgacggaatcttctcacgaaattccaatcaccagctttctcctccgaatgcgaaaatatttcgttgacaccgacctacatagggaggaacgatcaccacgataaaataagggaaatcagagctcgtacggaaagatacaggtgttcattctttccgcgcgctatacgagattgggataatagagaattgtgaaggtggttcgatgaatcctctgccaggcacttaaatgtgatttgcagagtatccatgtagatgtaggtgtagttgtAGATAACTGGTGGGGCTGGTTCACGTAGCTGCTATGCGTTGCAAAATGTACCAGAAGCCAAGTGGCAGTTTTTTGGAGCAGTTGTGGACTGGTACTTTTTGGTACTCCCAGCAGCTCCGTGATGCGGCCCCACAAGTCATCAAGGGATTTCTGGCCTGAAGATAGTCTCTTAGACTGAAACCGATtaccgaaataaataaataactgttgcAATCTGGACTGACTTTATGTTACTGTTTTATATGTTCGCTGTCCTTCCGCTGCGacatcaaacattatgaatcattaATGATTAAGATTTGGAGACGGTGGTGTTTTGGGTGATGACTTGGGTTGTGCTTCGCAGGTGATTCGACGACGACGAACGAGGACGGCGGCAGCCCGCCGGGTTCTCCGGCGCGGCGGAGTGGCAGTGCGGGTGGCCGGCGCAGCCCCAGCTCCCCTCTGGGGGCGGCGCGCGGATACAGCCCCCCCGGAGGCGGCGCCACACCCGCCAGCAGCCCCGCCAGCAGCTCCGCACCGCCCCCGCAGCCACCTATCCTGCACCCGCACCCCGCCTTCCTTTCCGCCGCTGACTCCTACCTGTCGCTGACGCGGCCCAAGTCGCCGCCGCCGCAGGGGttcctgcaccaccaccaccaccatcaccaccaccacggcATGCACCAGTCGGGATCCTCCTCCGCAGGGGCGGCGGGTTCACACGTCGACTCCGTCGAGATCGAGGAGGACGTGGACGACGACGACGATtacgacaaggagggtaagaaggacggcggcggcagcagtggcggcggaggcggcgtcggcgggggCTCCGGGGGCGGCAGCAGCAACGGCAACggtagcagcggcagcagcagcaacaacaataacaacaacaagcggAAGAAGAAGACGCGCACGGTGTTCTCGCGCAGCCAGGTGTTCCAGCTGGAGTCGACGTTCGACATGAAGCGCTACCTGTCCAGCTCGGAACGCGCGGGCCTCGCGGCGTCGCTTCACCTGACGGAGACGCAGGTGAAGATATGGTTCCAGAACCGGCGCAACAAGTGGAAGCGCCAGCTGGCGGCCGAGCTGGAGGCGGCCAACATGGCGCACGCGGCGCAGCGGCTGGTGCGGGTGCCCATCCTGTACcacgaggcggcggcggcggcggccgcggcgcaCCACCACGCCGCCCAGGCGCAGGCCCAGGCGCAGGGCCACCCCCACcccgcggcggcggcgggggcggccgtcGGGGCCGGCGTGGGCGGCGGCGAGGCCGGCGTGTCCGTGTCGGCTGCGTCGGCGCCCGCGGGCTACCCGCTCTACTACCACCACCCGTCGCTGCCGCCGAGCCCCGCCACCAGCCGGCCGCCGCTGTCCAGCCTCGTCTAGCAGGCCGCCGCCCCCGGCGCCCCCGGCGCTCTCTCGCTACACTAGTCAGCTGCGTCCGCGGCACGCCACAGCTCCCAACCAGTTACCAGCGCACCGCCCGTGCGCCACACCCGTATGCCATCTGACTTAGCTACTCACCGATCAACGAAAGCTTCTTCCTTAAGGTGTATCGCTTTTACGAATGGCATTCAAAAAGCGTGTTGCAGTTTATTGTTCCAGAATGAGAACTTTTCAGTAATTTTTGATTACATTTCTCGTTGGGGACAGCGGTCTGGCTAAAAGTACTGTCGAAATGGACGCAAACAGTCTGGACCGCAAAAACGTTTATACATTTATAAATGTATAACTCTTTTTGAGGTCTAAACTGTTTGTGTCCATTTTTGAGAACTTTTTGTTCCTTAGGACATCACAACACATTCCAAAGTGGATATCGGTAACTTTAGTACAGGAGTGTCCAACCCGCTGCCCGTGGACAGCATGCGGCCCAGAGCAAGTATCAGTGCAGCCTAAAAAATGAGGATTTTTCACACAATCGATGAAATACATCCATAAAATTCCTATTAAATAAAGTTTtgatcaacagaatattttcaatttgaaactcttGCCCCAAGGTGCTGTTATCTCATTCGTTCATTTCTTCCAGTGGCTATTGTTAATGTTAAGTGCAATATGTTATGTACGGCCCGAAAATACTTGTCTTCTTCCAGTGTGACACTAGTAAGCTAAAAGGTTGTACATCCCTCCTCTAGTATtccatctacgtacatactccgcaaggtaCCATGAGAAGGATAACACTCACCATCGCGAgtcattcccttacctgttccactctcaaatcgagcgagggaaaaacaattgtCCCAATGCTTTCATACGAGCCTTGGGTTTTCTTATCGTGTCTTCACGATCCTATGCGAAATACGTTAGTGGCAGTAGGGTCGTTCTACACTCTGTCGCAGATGCTGAATACCCCAAACTTAATCAATagtatttcgcgaaaagaacaCCTTCTTCCCCCCAAGAATTCCCAGTTGTGTTCATGGGGTCTTTCTCTAATACTTAAGTGTTCATAGAACCTACCGgtcacaaatctagcagcacacctatGAATTTCTTCGATATGTTACTtccacatccacatacatacttcgcaagcgcTGCTTGGCGGAGGGTGCCCTATACTACTACTAATCATTCCTTTCTCAGTTCCACTCACAGACAGAGCGAGGAGAAAACGACTTtctatatgcctcagtatgagccctaattcctcgtacTTGTCTTCGTGGTACTTAACGGGAAGTTTATGTTGGTGGTAGTagggtcgttctgcagtcagcctcaaacgccgcTTCTTTAAATTTCATCAATACTGTTCGTCGAAAAGAAAGTCACCTTCCGCAT
This window harbors:
- the LOC124606349 gene encoding homeobox protein HMX3-like; amino-acid sequence: MSAERADRLAAYSPVSAALSAAITAEQLTQPTPPANAAANAKLPPSDGGRGERRQIGGWRKPAPASTRSESGQCSLAAPATSFVGGGPHQLRRSLGLQRHDGARFLRRPSAQPRLRGAAIALLICTCWVARADGRPLGLMTHFGALAAAASGRSPFVAVYPGGGGGGGAAGDKACPWYAAWSRVPPPPASMGLERPSPTGDSTTTNEDGGSPPGSPARRSGSAGGRRSPSSPLGAARGYSPPGGGATPASSPASSSAPPPQPPILHPHPAFLSAADSYLSLTRPKSPPPQGFLHHHHHHHHHHGMHQSGSSSAGAAGSHVDSVEIEEDVDDDDDYDKEGKKDGGGSSGGGGGVGGGSGGGSSNGNGSSGSSSNNNNNNKRKKKTRTVFSRSQVFQLESTFDMKRYLSSSERAGLAASLHLTETQVKIWFQNRRNKWKRQLAAELEAANMAHAAQRLVRVPILYHEAAAAAAAAHHHAAQAQAQAGVSVSAASAPAGYPLYYHHPSLPPSPATSRPPLSSLV